The following proteins are co-located in the Microbacterium sp. Clip185 genome:
- a CDS encoding winged helix-turn-helix transcriptional regulator, protein MSGYHQFCGLAVALDVIGDRWNLLIVRELLIEPRRFRQLRASLPGVASNLLTARLRTMEEAGIVSRTDEAGKKAVVYSLTPRGAQLREPVFALIRWGAGFMTDGPRDGDTVRGEWVGLAAEALLPPGPQIRASATVDENSSLVRVEFGAESAEERAVLDGPPAAVLGALAGALPIAALVQRGGSIDDPDDLLGRARSGILS, encoded by the coding sequence GTGAGCGGCTATCACCAGTTCTGCGGGCTCGCGGTGGCCCTCGACGTGATCGGGGACCGCTGGAACCTCCTCATCGTGCGAGAACTGCTGATCGAACCGCGAAGGTTCCGGCAGCTACGAGCGTCGCTGCCCGGCGTCGCCAGCAACCTGCTGACCGCCAGGCTCCGGACTATGGAGGAGGCGGGAATCGTCAGCCGGACGGACGAGGCGGGAAAGAAGGCGGTCGTCTATTCGCTGACCCCTCGCGGAGCGCAGCTGCGCGAGCCTGTCTTCGCCCTCATCCGCTGGGGCGCCGGCTTCATGACGGACGGCCCGAGGGACGGCGATACCGTGCGCGGAGAGTGGGTCGGGCTGGCCGCCGAAGCGCTCCTGCCCCCCGGCCCGCAGATCCGGGCGTCCGCGACGGTCGACGAGAACTCGAGCCTCGTGCGCGTCGAGTTCGGAGCCGAGAGCGCCGAGGAACGCGCCGTCCTCGACGGCCCGCCGGCAGCCGTGCTCGGCGCCCTCGCCGGAGCACTTCCGATCGCCGCCCTCGTACAGCGCGGGGGCAGCATCGACGACCCGGACGACCTCCTCGGGCGGGCTCGAAGCGGCATTCTCTCCTGA
- a CDS encoding amino acid permease, protein MSLLRTKSVEQSIADTEEPEFRLKKSLSALDLTVFGVGVVIGAGIFTLTGRAAHEVAGPSIVISFVIAAIACALAAMCYAEFASTVPVSGSAYTFSYASLGEFFAWIIGWDLILEMFLGASVVAQGWSAYLGAFLEQLGIVLPEQLSHGGVVDVPAILLVLVLGTLMTIGIKESLRVNLVLVAVKLFIVLFVIVAGLMFVNPANYAPFVPAAEGTASASGLTQPLLQFLSGIEPATFGVGGILAGAALVFFAYIGFDVVATTAEETRRPQRDMPIGIIASLIICTILYCAVALVVTGMVSYRDLDPDAALANAFTYHGQSWMATVISAGAVAGLTTVVLTLLIGATRIIFAMSRDGLLPQKLARVHPRWRTPWVISIVVTIVVAVVAGVTPVGVLEQMVNIGTLSAFVLVSVGVVVLRRTRPDLKRGFRVPWNPVLPILSALICTYLMLNLSVETWLRFLVWLALGVAIYFAYSRRHSRVGTGDFLNPATPRVVAPPKE, encoded by the coding sequence GTGAGTCTTCTCCGCACGAAGTCGGTCGAGCAGTCCATCGCCGACACCGAGGAACCGGAGTTCCGCCTCAAGAAATCGCTCAGCGCGCTCGATCTGACCGTCTTCGGCGTGGGCGTCGTGATCGGCGCGGGAATCTTCACGCTCACGGGACGTGCCGCGCACGAGGTCGCCGGGCCCTCGATCGTGATCAGCTTCGTGATCGCCGCGATCGCGTGTGCCCTCGCGGCCATGTGCTACGCCGAGTTCGCTTCGACCGTGCCGGTGTCGGGGTCGGCGTACACGTTCTCGTACGCGTCGCTCGGCGAGTTCTTCGCCTGGATCATCGGATGGGACCTCATCCTCGAGATGTTCCTCGGTGCGAGTGTGGTCGCGCAGGGATGGAGCGCCTACCTCGGCGCCTTCCTCGAACAGCTCGGCATCGTGCTTCCGGAGCAGCTCTCCCACGGCGGCGTGGTGGATGTGCCGGCCATCCTGCTCGTCCTGGTCCTCGGTACCTTGATGACGATCGGCATCAAGGAGTCGCTGCGCGTCAACCTCGTGCTCGTCGCGGTCAAGCTCTTCATCGTGCTGTTCGTCATCGTTGCCGGGCTCATGTTCGTGAACCCGGCCAACTACGCGCCGTTCGTCCCCGCGGCCGAGGGCACCGCATCCGCCTCTGGCCTCACGCAGCCGCTCCTGCAGTTCCTGTCCGGCATCGAGCCGGCCACATTCGGCGTCGGCGGCATCCTCGCGGGTGCGGCCCTCGTGTTCTTCGCCTACATCGGGTTCGATGTCGTCGCGACCACCGCGGAGGAAACGCGGCGGCCGCAGCGCGACATGCCGATCGGCATCATCGCCTCCCTCATCATCTGCACGATCCTGTACTGCGCCGTGGCGCTCGTGGTCACAGGCATGGTCTCGTATCGCGACCTCGACCCCGACGCGGCTCTCGCCAACGCGTTCACCTACCACGGACAGTCATGGATGGCGACGGTGATCTCCGCGGGCGCGGTGGCCGGTCTCACCACGGTCGTGCTGACGCTGCTGATCGGTGCGACGCGCATCATCTTCGCCATGTCGCGCGACGGCCTTCTCCCGCAGAAGCTCGCGCGCGTGCACCCGCGCTGGCGCACCCCGTGGGTCATCTCGATCGTCGTCACGATCGTCGTCGCCGTCGTCGCCGGCGTCACGCCCGTCGGTGTCCTCGAGCAGATGGTGAACATCGGCACACTGTCGGCGTTCGTGCTGGTGTCGGTGGGAGTCGTCGTCCTGCGTCGCACGCGTCCCGACCTGAAGCGCGGCTTCCGCGTGCCGTGGAATCCCGTGCTCCCCATCCTGTCGGCGCTGATCTGCACCTACCTGATGCTGAACCTCTCGGTCGAGACATGGTTGCGCTTCCTCGTCTGGCTCGCCCTCGGCGTCGCGATCTACTTCGCCTACTCCCGCCGGCACTCGCGCGTCGGCACGGGCGATTTCCTGAACCCCGCGACGCCGCGGGTCGTGGCACCGCCCAAGGAATGA
- a CDS encoding glycoside hydrolase family 28 protein gives MRVRSVVSVALLLLVVLSGCAALRGIASHDAATLASGDRRSVSEPTAPAETCATVAAQLALTDGTADDADEAAPPDTARIQQALDGCAQTGDAVVAVRLAASGALTDFLTAPLTLRQGEVLLLDSTVTLFASRNPADYQIAGRESCGTVGRSGGGCAPLLTLAGAHSGLASTPDAAGRQGRIDGRGGATTLGASQSWWDLAQAAKGHGIQNVPRLVQATKADDVSVHDIDLVDSPGIHVSFQNADGLTVWGVRIQTPATARNTDGIDPAGATDVTIADSWIMDGDDGIAIKAGSQPSAHISILGNHLFGTHGISIGSETTAGVSDVLVADDTVSGTDALGNASASSIGIRIKSSPKVGGIVRQVTYRRICVDAVKAPIDIDPFYGGSNGPNVPRFQDIVVSGLRATNSPHGATSVLKGVDAAHPLRVRLENVDVDAGAVQASDADIAASGVVFGGAALDSDGSDVHVSDADAPSLTEAAPCVFPAYPSL, from the coding sequence GTGCGGGTTCGATCTGTGGTCTCGGTCGCGCTGCTTCTCCTGGTGGTTCTCAGCGGCTGCGCCGCTCTCCGGGGCATCGCGTCGCATGACGCGGCGACCCTCGCGTCAGGAGACCGCCGCTCCGTCTCAGAGCCCACGGCCCCCGCTGAGACGTGCGCGACCGTCGCCGCCCAGCTCGCCCTGACCGACGGCACCGCCGACGACGCCGACGAGGCCGCCCCGCCCGACACGGCACGGATCCAGCAGGCGTTGGACGGTTGCGCTCAGACCGGCGATGCGGTCGTGGCGGTGCGACTGGCGGCATCCGGAGCGCTGACGGACTTCCTCACGGCACCTCTCACGCTTCGGCAGGGCGAGGTGCTCCTGCTCGACTCCACCGTGACGCTCTTCGCCTCGCGCAACCCCGCCGACTACCAGATCGCGGGTCGGGAGAGCTGCGGCACGGTGGGCAGGAGCGGTGGCGGGTGCGCGCCGCTGTTGACGCTCGCCGGCGCGCACAGCGGTCTGGCGTCGACACCGGATGCGGCAGGACGACAGGGGCGCATCGACGGACGCGGCGGTGCGACGACGCTGGGCGCGTCGCAGAGCTGGTGGGACCTCGCTCAGGCGGCGAAAGGGCACGGCATCCAGAACGTCCCGCGGCTCGTGCAGGCGACGAAAGCCGATGATGTCAGCGTGCACGACATCGACCTCGTCGATTCGCCCGGCATCCACGTCTCGTTCCAGAACGCCGACGGACTCACCGTCTGGGGAGTACGCATTCAGACGCCCGCCACCGCGCGCAACACCGACGGGATCGACCCGGCGGGAGCAACGGACGTCACGATCGCCGACTCGTGGATCATGGACGGCGATGACGGCATCGCCATCAAGGCCGGCTCGCAACCGTCAGCACACATCTCGATCCTCGGTAACCACCTGTTCGGAACGCACGGCATCTCGATCGGAAGCGAGACGACAGCGGGGGTAAGCGACGTGCTCGTCGCCGACGACACCGTCAGTGGCACCGACGCGCTCGGCAACGCCAGCGCGTCATCGATCGGCATCCGGATCAAGAGCTCGCCCAAGGTCGGCGGCATCGTGCGGCAGGTGACGTATCGCCGGATCTGCGTCGATGCCGTCAAAGCGCCGATCGACATCGATCCGTTCTACGGCGGCTCGAACGGTCCGAACGTTCCGCGGTTCCAGGACATCGTGGTGTCGGGTCTGCGCGCCACGAATTCGCCCCACGGCGCGACCTCGGTGCTGAAGGGGGTGGATGCCGCGCATCCGCTGCGCGTGCGACTAGAGAACGTCGATGTGGACGCAGGTGCGGTTCAGGCCTCCGACGCGGACATCGCCGCATCCGGCGTCGTGTTCGGGGGAGCTGCACTGGACTCGGACGGCTCCGACGTGCACGTCTCGGATGCGGATGCACCGAGCCTCACCGAGGCGGCGCCGTGCGTGTTCCCCGCCTACCCCTCGCTGTGA
- a CDS encoding SseB family protein: MSENTRDALVRELDRRKKAFRAAAGNTEAEMAVWEAAAKLPEWFIVNRGTPEEPMPGGFQFDGVGTLIGVYSTAERAAELGGMEAALLAVPLPQVLDWLASFAQNGVAGIVLDSPGPWTSLSNLRFFRQWIPAERDSPAAVVIAPRVQAAADAYTAAQDDGTYAAVVREIADAELFVVLDPNVDDSPPASIVNGRGERILLAFTDSERVDAIYAGKEITVVPRSGREILRLIGGAFDVLVLDPQHPSSFALTPEWIGDDLR, from the coding sequence GTGAGCGAGAACACACGTGATGCCCTGGTCCGCGAGTTGGACCGTCGCAAGAAGGCCTTCCGTGCGGCGGCGGGGAACACCGAAGCCGAGATGGCCGTCTGGGAGGCGGCGGCGAAGCTACCCGAGTGGTTCATCGTCAACCGTGGGACACCCGAAGAGCCGATGCCCGGCGGATTCCAATTCGACGGCGTCGGCACGCTCATCGGGGTCTACAGCACCGCCGAGCGTGCGGCGGAGTTGGGAGGCATGGAGGCTGCCCTTCTCGCCGTTCCGCTGCCGCAGGTGCTCGACTGGCTGGCATCCTTTGCGCAAAACGGTGTCGCCGGGATCGTGCTGGACTCGCCGGGACCGTGGACGTCGCTGTCGAACCTGCGCTTCTTCAGGCAGTGGATTCCGGCGGAGCGTGATTCGCCAGCTGCCGTCGTCATCGCTCCCCGCGTACAGGCTGCCGCCGACGCCTACACGGCGGCGCAAGACGACGGGACCTACGCCGCGGTCGTCCGGGAGATCGCGGATGCCGAGCTGTTCGTCGTCCTGGATCCGAACGTTGACGACTCCCCTCCTGCCAGCATCGTCAACGGTCGCGGCGAGCGGATCCTCCTGGCCTTCACCGACTCGGAACGAGTCGACGCGATCTACGCGGGCAAGGAGATCACCGTGGTCCCGCGCTCCGGGCGCGAGATCCTGCGGCTCATCGGCGGCGCGTTCGATGTGCTGGTGCTCGATCCCCAGCATCCGTCGTCGTTCGCACTGACGCCCGAGTGGATCGGCGACGATCTGCGCTGA
- a CDS encoding AAA family ATPase codes for MRIVVSGTHASGKSTLISDFAGRHPQFVVLTDPFESMDEADDTPRASMFAAQLRIAAERLTEDGPADVIAERGPLDFLAYLLALADLTGRPLDEDVLRLATDRTAEALRTVDLLAVLPLTSADAIDVPTDEHLALREAMNDVLLELVDDSDIVGRTRVVELTGSPAQRLHALETLVAPED; via the coding sequence GTGCGCATCGTCGTGTCCGGCACTCACGCCAGTGGCAAGAGCACCCTCATCTCCGACTTCGCCGGGCGGCATCCGCAGTTCGTCGTTCTGACGGATCCGTTCGAGTCGATGGATGAAGCGGACGACACCCCGCGCGCGAGCATGTTCGCCGCGCAGCTTCGGATCGCGGCGGAACGGCTCACCGAGGACGGCCCCGCCGATGTCATCGCCGAGCGCGGCCCACTGGACTTCCTCGCGTACCTTCTCGCTCTCGCGGACCTCACCGGACGCCCATTGGACGAGGACGTTCTTCGGCTGGCCACCGATCGCACCGCTGAGGCGCTGCGTACGGTCGATCTCCTGGCCGTCCTGCCCCTCACATCGGCGGACGCGATCGACGTGCCGACCGACGAGCATCTCGCGCTGCGCGAGGCGATGAACGACGTCCTGCTCGAGCTCGTCGACGACTCCGACATCGTGGGCCGGACACGGGTGGTGGAGCTGACCGGGTCGCCGGCCCAGCGTCTTCATGCACTGGAAACGCTGGTGGCTCCCGAGGACTGA
- a CDS encoding asparaginase domain-containing protein produces MSEGHLVVIATGGTIASRRSPDGSSAPVLGGSALLHGLAEGDDVRVVDALAADSATFTLADMQHIVDAVARATDDEGVRGVLVLHGTDSLEETSLLAAIQVGSPRVPVVFTGAQFTSDHPASDGPDNIRVALAAARAAEPGVWVAFGGRILSTWGLSKLTTDRADAFGHAREDAAAVPHLTGDVSQLRVDVVALPPGADDLHVRASLAAGADGIVLEALGSGNTTPTVVHAVRDAVAGGIPVVVSSRVPRGLLVPSYGGGGGGADLAEAGALHSPTLRPGQARILLAALLASGADRDLIAAAVAGRAPDQSSGATSVSSA; encoded by the coding sequence GTGAGCGAAGGTCACCTCGTCGTCATCGCGACCGGCGGCACCATCGCCAGCCGCCGGTCGCCCGACGGATCGAGCGCTCCCGTCCTCGGCGGGAGCGCTCTGCTCCACGGCCTCGCCGAGGGCGACGACGTACGTGTCGTCGACGCGTTGGCGGCCGACTCGGCGACCTTCACGCTCGCCGACATGCAGCACATCGTCGATGCGGTCGCGCGTGCCACCGACGACGAGGGCGTGCGTGGCGTGCTCGTGCTGCACGGCACGGACTCGCTCGAGGAGACGTCGCTGCTCGCTGCAATCCAGGTGGGTTCACCGCGTGTGCCTGTCGTCTTCACGGGTGCCCAGTTCACGTCCGACCACCCTGCCTCGGACGGCCCCGACAACATCCGCGTCGCCCTTGCCGCGGCCCGTGCCGCGGAGCCCGGCGTCTGGGTCGCGTTCGGCGGCCGCATCCTCTCGACCTGGGGTCTGTCGAAGCTGACGACGGACCGTGCGGACGCCTTCGGGCACGCGCGAGAGGATGCGGCGGCCGTACCTCACCTCACCGGCGATGTGTCACAGCTCCGCGTCGACGTCGTCGCGCTGCCGCCCGGCGCCGACGACCTGCACGTGAGGGCCAGCCTCGCGGCCGGAGCGGACGGCATCGTCCTCGAAGCGCTCGGGTCGGGGAACACGACCCCCACGGTCGTCCACGCCGTGCGCGACGCGGTGGCCGGCGGCATCCCGGTCGTCGTTTCGAGCCGGGTACCCCGGGGGCTCCTGGTCCCGTCGTACGGCGGAGGCGGAGGAGGTGCCGACCTTGCCGAAGCGGGAGCCCTGCACTCGCCGACCCTGCGCCCGGGCCAGGCCCGCATCCTGCTGGCGGCGTTGCTGGCAAGCGGTGCCGACCGCGACCTCATTGCCGCCGCGGTGGCGGGGCGGGCGCCAGATCAGTCCTCGGGAGCCACCAGCGTTTCCAGTGCATGA